The nucleotide window GGAAAGACGGAGTATCTCATTGCAATGATTTCTAAAATCTTCATGTTTCCGTAGAACGTAATCGTGTGGAAAGTTCGAGTTGAAAATCTTCTGCACGAACTTCGTCTTTGATAGTTTCCGTAGAACGTAATCGTGTGGAAAGGATGAGGGCGTCCTGGGCCCGGGTCACCCCCGCCCGTTGAGTTTCCGTAGAACGTAATCGTGTGGAAAGACGAAGACAAAGTATCTCTCTGGGTTCTCTAGTATCTCTGTTTCCGTAGAACGTAATCGTGTGGAAAGCCGAATACCTTAAAGCAACTAGTTCAACTATTTTCGTTTCCGTAGAACGCAATCGTGTGGGAAGTGCCTCCGATGGGGTGCTACGGAGGTAAGAACAGAATATGATGAGAAGATGACGAAAATAAGAAGTCAATAAATCCCGAGTCTCTTCTTGGCCTCCTCGCTCATCCGGTCAGGCGTCCATGGCGGGTCGAAAGTTAACTCTATCTCCGCGTCCCTAACGCCCGGTATCTCCAGGATCTTCTCCTCAACGGCCCTGAGAATCCACACGGTGAGCGGGCAGCCAGGGGTTGTCATCGTCATCTTCACGTAAATGGTTCTGTCGGGCCTTATATCCAGCTCATATATCAGGCCAAGGTTCACGACGTCCAGACCTATCTCGGGGTCTATAACCTCCTTGAGCTTCTCAAGGATCATCTCCCTCGTGAGCTCCACGTTCTCGTCCACCTTCTCCTCCCTGGCAAACCCTATCTCGACCTGCCTGACGCCCTCCAGCTCCTTTATCCGGGTGTAAATCTTGAGGAGCGTCGCATCGTCAACCTTCTCCTTGAACCTTATCCTCACGGTCCCATCCTCAACTTCCACGCTTTCCAAGGCATCCTCCCCGACAAGCTCTCCAATTGCCCTGAGAACATCCTCCTTCGTCAGCATTACACCCACCTGACGGAAGCTTGTGATCATCAAATTTAAACCTTTTGGAACACTTGTGGGTAATCAAATGCCAAAGGTTAATAACCCGTCCGTCGAAGAGGGTTCGTCAAAGATGTGGGCCGGTGGTTGCTATGGAGTCAAACCCCCTTGAGTTCCTCGAGAAAAAGCTCGATAGGGAGCAGTTCGAGAAAGTTAAAGCCATAAACAATCCCGAGCTCCACAGGTTTCTCGCCGATTGGATAGCCTGGCTGGAGCCGAGCAAAGTGTTCGTCTGCACGGACAGCCCCGAGGACGAGTTCTACGTCAAGTGGAAGGCCCTATACAATGGCGAAGAACGCATGCTCGAAACTCCCGGACACACCGTCCACTACGACAACTACTACGACCAGGCGAGGGATAAGGCAAATACGAAGCTGCTCGTTCCGAAGGGCGTTAAGCTCCCATTCCTTAACACGATGGACAGGGAGGAGGGCCTCAGGGAGATTAGGGAGATAATGCGCGGCATAATGAGGGGCAAGGAACTTTTCATATGCTTCTTCGTCCTTGGGCCCAAGAACTCCGTCTTCACGATTCCGGCCGTCCAGCTAACGGACTCAGCCTACGTTGCTCACTCCGAGTTCCTGCTTTATAGAAAGGGATATGAGGAGTTCAGAAGGCTAGGTCCTACGGCCAACTTCCTTAAGTTCGTTCACTCTGCCGGCGAGCTCGATGATAGAAAGACGAGCAAGAATCTCGACAAGAGAAGGATATACATCGACCTCGTGGACGAGGCCGTCTATTCGGCCAACACTCAGTACGGGGGCAATACGATAGGCCTCAAGAAGCTCGCCTTCCGCCTGACCATCCAAAGGGCAGTTAGGGAAGGATGGCTCAGCGAGCATATGTTTTTAATGAGAATCAACGGGCCCAGCGGCAGGAAGACATACTTCACCGGTGCCTACCCCAGCATGTGCGGCAAGACATCAACTGCAATGCTTCCCTGGGAGAACATAGTGGGTGATGACCTCGTCTTCATAAAGAACCTCGACGGCGTTGCCAGGGCCGTCAACGTGGAGATAGGCGTCTTCGGGATAATAGAGGGCATAAACGAGAAGGATGACCCAATAATCTGGCAGGTTCTGCACTCGCCGGTCGAGATAATTTTCTCCAACGTCCTCATCAAGGACGGAAAGCCTTACTGGAACGGCATGGGCATTCCAATTCCGGAGGAGGGCGAGAACCACAGCGGCAAGTGGTGGAGGGGTAAGAAGGACGCCGAGGGCAGGGAGATTCCGCCAAGCCACAAGAACGCCCGCTTTACCGTCCGGCTGGAGGCCTTCCCGAACCTCGACAGAGAGGCCTTAGAGAGTCCGTGCGGCGTGGAAGTCGGGGGTATGATATTCGGCGGCCGCGACCCGGACACATGGCCGCCCGTCAGGGAAGCCTTCGACTGGGAGCACGGCGTCATAACGATGGGCGCCGCCCTTGAGAGCGAAACCACAGCGGCAACGCTCGGCAAGGAAGGTGTTCGCGCTTTCAACCCGATGTCCATCCTCGACTTCCTGAGCGTCCACATAGGAGACTACCTCAGGAACTACCTCGAGTTCGGCCGGAAGCTAAAGAAGAGGCCCAAGATATTTGCCGTGAACTACTTCCTCCGCGAGAACGGCCAATGGTTGAACGAGAAGCTCGACAAGGCAGTGTGGCTTAAGTGGATGGAGCTGAGAGTTCACGGCGACGTAGATGCAATTGAAACGCCAATAGGCTACATACCGAAGTACGAGGACTTGGTTAGGCTTTTCAGAGAGGTTCTCAAAAAGGACTACCCCAAGGAAGACTACGAGAAGCAGTTCAAGCTTAGGATTCCCGAGCTCTTGGCGAAGATAGACCGCATAGAGAAGATTTATAAGGACGTTGGCAACGTTCCGGAGGAGCTCTTCGAACAACTTGAGGCGGAGAAGAATAGGCTCCTCAAGACTAGGGAGAAGTTCGGCGACTATGTAAGTCCTTTCCAGCTTGAAAAGGCCTAGGCTTCTTTCCTTTTCTTCTTCCAAGGTTTTTCAACGCTCCTTATCTATCATCGAGCTACCGAAACTTTTTTATATCCCTATCCGGCCCCCCTAGTTTGCAGAAACGACAGGGACGACAAGGAGGTGACAGAAATGCGAGGTGAGGGCGATGGCAGTATGCGGTGCTGGGGCCACAAGGGAAGTGAAAGAAGTGCTAAGGGAAGCCGTAGTGGTATCGCTGCCCGCGCTGCTACTCTGCCTCTTCCTCGACTTCTTTGCCGGCGCATTCCTAGGCAAATTCTATGAGAAGATTAGGCTCGAATATCCGATAATCCTCGTGATCCTTCCCGGGCTCATGGGTCTGAGGGGCAACATCTTTGGGGCTCTCGCCTCAAGGTTCGCGACAATGCTCCACCTCGGCGAGATGACGCCAACGCTGAGGGACGAAAACGTGACCAAAAACATCCTCATATCCCTGCTACTCTCGCTACTCCCAGTTACCATCCTCTGGCTCGTCGGCGTTTTAAAGGT belongs to Pyrococcus yayanosii CH1 and includes:
- a CDS encoding metal-sulfur cluster assembly factor, which gives rise to MLTKEDVLRAIGELVGEDALESVEVEDGTVRIRFKEKVDDATLLKIYTRIKELEGVRQVEIGFAREEKVDENVELTREMILEKLKEVIDPEIGLDVVNLGLIYELDIRPDRTIYVKMTMTTPGCPLTVWILRAVEEKILEIPGVRDAEIELTFDPPWTPDRMSEEAKKRLGIY
- a CDS encoding phosphoenolpyruvate carboxykinase (GTP), whose amino-acid sequence is MESNPLEFLEKKLDREQFEKVKAINNPELHRFLADWIAWLEPSKVFVCTDSPEDEFYVKWKALYNGEERMLETPGHTVHYDNYYDQARDKANTKLLVPKGVKLPFLNTMDREEGLREIREIMRGIMRGKELFICFFVLGPKNSVFTIPAVQLTDSAYVAHSEFLLYRKGYEEFRRLGPTANFLKFVHSAGELDDRKTSKNLDKRRIYIDLVDEAVYSANTQYGGNTIGLKKLAFRLTIQRAVREGWLSEHMFLMRINGPSGRKTYFTGAYPSMCGKTSTAMLPWENIVGDDLVFIKNLDGVARAVNVEIGVFGIIEGINEKDDPIIWQVLHSPVEIIFSNVLIKDGKPYWNGMGIPIPEEGENHSGKWWRGKKDAEGREIPPSHKNARFTVRLEAFPNLDREALESPCGVEVGGMIFGGRDPDTWPPVREAFDWEHGVITMGAALESETTAATLGKEGVRAFNPMSILDFLSVHIGDYLRNYLEFGRKLKKRPKIFAVNYFLRENGQWLNEKLDKAVWLKWMELRVHGDVDAIETPIGYIPKYEDLVRLFREVLKKDYPKEDYEKQFKLRIPELLAKIDRIEKIYKDVGNVPEELFEQLEAEKNRLLKTREKFGDYVSPFQLEKA